One Sander vitreus isolate 19-12246 chromosome 22, sanVit1, whole genome shotgun sequence DNA segment encodes these proteins:
- the sox32 gene encoding SRY-box transcription factor 32: MHFSHEPAAFQLCANSAMFESEDLGSVDGEQLTEVRSPSSGPPSPLSVNSDSSCNSPEAKSASMQQRVRRPLNAFIIWTKEERRRLAQLNPDLENTDLSKILGKTWKAMSLVEKRPYMQEAERLRVQHTIDYPNYKYRPRRKRQLKKSSKPQGAEVSHSPLCSSGFPVPYNLTYLLQNQQSYPNTPAFTANFTPLRSSYPNNPVFPDTAAADVFSNKPAVYPNHPAYPAEPQVYYGSQNGHMQYVFSSAAGLHVDQGECSRVNGGLLSPAWPSLEFYLEQVQQDMLYDLDRSEFEQYLGPSAHRPESVDPSSYQSSHREGRSVS; the protein is encoded by the exons ATGCATTTCAGCCACGAGCCCGCTGCTTTCCAGCTTTGCGCAAACAGCGCCATGTTCGAGAGCGAGGATTTGGGTTCCGTCGACGGGGAGCAGTTGACCGAGGTGCGCTCCCCGAGTTCAGGGCCCCCCAGCCCGCTGTCCGTGAACTCAGACTCCAGCTGCAACAGCCCGGAGGCCAAGTCTGCGTCAATGCAGCAGAGAGTCAGGAGGCCCCTGAACGCCTTCATCATCTGGACCAAAGAGGAGCGCAGGCGGCTGGCGCAGCTTAACCCGGACCTGGAGAACACAGATCTGAGCAAAATACTCG GAAAAACATGGAAGGCCATGTCCCTGGTTGAAAAGCGTCCATACATGCAGGAAGCAGAGCGTCTGAGAGTCCAGCACACCATTGACTATCCCAACTACAAGTACCGGCCCCGCAGGAAGAGGCAGCTGAAGAAGAGCTCCAAACCCCAGGGTGCAGAGGTTTCTCACTCCCCTCTCTGCAGCTCAGGGTTCCCAGTGCCTTACAACCTCACCTACCTGCTCCAGAACCAGCAATCCTACCCGAACACGCCTGCTTTCACAGCTAACTTCACCCCTTTGCGTAGCAGCTACCCAAACAATCCCGTTTTTCcagacacagcagcagcagatgtttTCTCAAATAAGCCTGCTGTGTACCCAAACCATCCTGCGTACCCGGCAGAGCCTCAGGTGTATTATGGCAGTCAGAACGGGCACATGCAGTATGTTTTCTCCAGCGCTGCAGGTCTCCATGTGGATCAAGGGGAGTGCAGTAGGGTTAACGGGGGCCTGCTGAGCCCTGCTTGGCCCTCCCTGGAGTTTTACCTAGAACAGGTTCAGCAGGACATGCTGTACGATCTGGACCGCAGCGAGTTCGAACAGTACCTGGGTCCGAGCGCTCACAGGCCTGAGTCAGTGGATCCCAGCAGCTATCAGAGCAGTCACAGAGAGGGACGCTCAGTCTCATGA